Proteins encoded by one window of Chondromyces crocatus:
- a CDS encoding DNA methyltransferase — protein sequence MSTPQKSERRDRRALTHVGGPTRLTGDPDTATKLADALDVEGALTAEEAARAHVHGFHSYPARMHPSTARRLVEQLSPPTARVLDPFCGSGTVLVEARLAGRRAIGVDANPLAVRLAHLKSRGMRAAERERLLTAAKEVASLADTRRRARSGASRRYGPEDMALFDAHVLFELDGLRVGLDELGDAAARADLELVLSSILTKVSRRAADTAAHEQPRRIAAGYPARLFLRKAEELARRLAEVQPALSAAPAATAEAGDARVLFGIAPGSIDLIVTSPPYPGVYDYVAHHEARLRWLRLPRERFEEAEIGARRRLERLGPEEGLSHWHKEIGAVLAAMARVLRPDGSAVLLLADSVLAGEPVYALDAIHDVATPAGLVVRAAASQERPHFHGPTMRAFSRAPREEHAILLAHSPAASPQIRRKLPPGRGHVAGSRRPGKP from the coding sequence ATGTCGACACCGCAAAAAAGTGAACGCCGTGACCGGCGTGCGCTGACCCACGTAGGCGGACCGACGCGCCTGACCGGAGATCCGGACACCGCCACGAAGCTCGCTGATGCGCTCGACGTCGAGGGCGCCCTGACCGCGGAGGAGGCCGCCCGTGCCCATGTGCACGGTTTCCATAGCTATCCGGCGCGGATGCATCCTTCCACGGCGCGACGCCTCGTGGAGCAGCTATCCCCTCCCACCGCTCGGGTTCTGGATCCCTTCTGCGGAAGTGGCACGGTGCTCGTCGAAGCCAGGCTCGCGGGGCGCAGGGCCATCGGGGTCGACGCGAACCCACTCGCGGTGCGCCTCGCTCACCTCAAATCACGCGGCATGCGCGCTGCGGAACGCGAACGTTTGCTCACTGCAGCCAAGGAGGTCGCGAGCCTCGCCGACACGCGACGGCGCGCTCGCAGCGGCGCCAGCCGCCGATACGGGCCAGAGGACATGGCGCTCTTCGATGCGCACGTACTCTTCGAGCTCGACGGCCTCCGTGTGGGCCTCGACGAGCTCGGAGACGCAGCCGCACGGGCGGATCTCGAGCTGGTCCTTTCGTCGATCCTCACCAAGGTGAGCCGTCGCGCCGCGGACACGGCAGCGCACGAGCAGCCCCGGAGGATTGCTGCGGGTTATCCAGCCCGCCTGTTCCTTCGGAAGGCGGAGGAGTTGGCACGCCGTCTGGCCGAGGTGCAACCCGCCCTCTCGGCAGCGCCAGCGGCCACCGCCGAGGCAGGCGATGCACGAGTTCTCTTCGGCATTGCCCCCGGTTCCATCGATCTCATCGTCACCTCCCCCCCCTACCCTGGCGTATACGACTACGTCGCTCATCACGAGGCCCGGCTCCGCTGGCTCCGGCTCCCGCGAGAGCGGTTCGAAGAAGCGGAGATCGGCGCGCGCCGCCGGCTAGAACGCCTCGGCCCAGAAGAAGGACTCTCCCACTGGCACAAGGAGATCGGTGCGGTCCTCGCGGCGATGGCACGCGTTCTTCGACCGGACGGGAGTGCAGTCCTCCTTCTGGCCGACAGCGTACTCGCAGGAGAGCCCGTATACGCGCTCGACGCGATTCATGACGTGGCGACTCCCGCAGGGCTCGTGGTCCGAGCGGCCGCCTCCCAGGAGCGCCCGCATTTTCATGGCCCTACCATGCGCGCCTTCTCACGAGCCCCCCGGGAAGAACACGCCATCCTCTTGGCTCATTCGCCTGCCGCTTCCCCCCAGATCCGCAGGAAATTGCCCCCAGGCAGAGGTCATGTGGCAGGGTCTCGACGACCCGGCAAACCATGA
- a CDS encoding 2Fe-2S iron-sulfur cluster-binding protein, giving the protein MPTISFEASSLGPALSVDGEGALIDICDSENAPVGFSCRAAACATCQIEILAGAEHLESPGPDEKELLSMLGATETERLACQAVVRRGPGLIRIRWVGDGM; this is encoded by the coding sequence GTGCCTACCATCTCCTTCGAAGCCAGCTCGCTCGGCCCTGCACTCTCCGTCGATGGTGAGGGTGCGTTGATCGACATTTGCGACTCAGAGAACGCGCCGGTCGGTTTCTCCTGCCGTGCCGCAGCATGCGCGACTTGCCAGATCGAAATCCTCGCAGGTGCAGAGCACCTCGAATCACCTGGCCCCGACGAGAAGGAGCTGCTCTCGATGCTCGGCGCAACAGAGACCGAGCGCCTCGCGTGTCAGGCGGTCGTCCGCCGTGGCCCAGGGCTCATCCGCATTCGCTGGGTCGGCGACGGCATGTGA
- a CDS encoding PDZ domain-containing protein, whose translation MRLIATAFVALPLALAACRSAQIGSVGAVLGRDGETQAVYIRDVPSGLAADRAGLLPGDEILMIDGVYVRALTSKDLRARLRGDPGSTVELTVARGSDVRRLRVIRSELREGRKAAPREERIDP comes from the coding sequence GTGAGGCTCATCGCCACGGCTTTCGTCGCGCTGCCCCTCGCGCTCGCGGCCTGTCGCAGCGCGCAGATCGGCTCTGTTGGTGCCGTGCTCGGTCGCGACGGAGAAACGCAAGCGGTCTACATTCGCGATGTGCCTTCCGGCCTCGCCGCCGATCGCGCCGGCCTCCTTCCGGGCGATGAGATCCTCATGATCGATGGCGTCTACGTCCGCGCTCTCACCTCGAAGGATCTCCGTGCTCGTCTGCGAGGCGATCCAGGCAGCACCGTAGAGCTGACCGTTGCTCGCGGGAGCGACGTGCGGCGGCTTCGCGTGATCCGCAGCGAGCTGCGCGAGGGCCGGAAGGCGGCGCCTCGTGAAGAGCGCATCGACCCCTGA
- a CDS encoding YbjN domain-containing protein produces MRVEEIKACLEGEGWPVEALSSVTLRSGFEGSTRKFHLYVHVSPPFVTFAVLPFGRLPAESDAADLVARRLLRLNREINMAKFSADEEGDILLSVEYRLEHLDPSEVRDAVDVLSFYADRYYAEVQLLVSGRG; encoded by the coding sequence ATGAGGGTCGAGGAGATCAAAGCGTGCCTGGAAGGGGAAGGATGGCCCGTCGAGGCGCTGTCTTCGGTGACGCTACGGAGCGGATTCGAGGGATCGACGAGAAAATTTCATCTCTACGTCCATGTCTCACCCCCTTTCGTCACGTTCGCCGTGCTCCCGTTCGGCAGGCTTCCAGCCGAGTCGGATGCCGCGGACTTGGTGGCGCGGCGGCTGCTCCGGCTGAACCGAGAGATCAACATGGCGAAATTCTCGGCGGACGAGGAGGGGGACATCCTGCTCAGCGTCGAGTATCGGCTCGAGCATCTCGACCCGAGCGAAGTGCGCGACGCCGTCGATGTGCTCTCGTTCTACGCAGACCGATACTACGCCGAGGTGCAGCTGCTCGTCTCCGGGCGCGGGTGA